One genomic segment of Calonectris borealis chromosome 18, bCalBor7.hap1.2, whole genome shotgun sequence includes these proteins:
- the SERPIND1 gene encoding heparin cofactor 2, whose amino-acid sequence MKFLFHLLAFALIITSTFCGVKDFTEHFESLKDAQPHENGTYDMPNLPPEFHRENTITNDLIPEEEEEDDYLDLDKILGEDDYSDIIDAGPYMVSEIQQGNILELFQGKTRIQRLNILSANFGFNLYRSMADKANPSDNILMAPVGISTAMAMISLGLKGQTHQEVLSVLGFQDFINASTKYELMTVHNLFRKLTHRLFRRNFGYTLRSVNDLYIQKDFSILNDFRNNMKTYYFADAQPADFSDPNFITKTNERILKLTKGLIKEALVNVNPTTLMMILNCLYFKGTWENKFPVELTMKRSFRLNEKQTIKVPMMQTKGNFLAAADPELDCGVIQLPFVGNISMLIVLPHKLSGMKALEKQITPQVVEKWQKSMTNRTREVVLPKFKLEKSYNLIGYLRSMGIEELFNEKGNYSGISDEKVTIDRFNHQGTITVNEEGTEAAAITNVGFMPLSTQIRFIVDRPFLFLIYEHRTSCLLFMGRVVNPAKS is encoded by the exons ATGAAGTTCCTATTTCATTTGCTTGCCTTTGCGCTTATCATAACCTCCACATTTTGTGGAGTCAAGGACTTCACTGAGCATTTTGAAAGCCTTAAAGACGCACAGCCACATGAAAATGGGACCTACGATATGCCAAACTTGCCACCCGAGTTCCACAGAGAAAACACTATCACTAATGACTTGAttcctgaagaggaggaggaagacgacTATCTCGATCTCGACAAGATACTGGGTGAAGATGACTACAGTGACATTATTGATGCTGGCCCATATATGGTttctgaaattcagcaaggaaatATTCTTGAACTATTCCAAGGCAAAACCAGAATCCAGCGCCTCAATATCCTCAGTGCAAACTTTGGCTTCAACCTTTACCGCAGTATGGCAGACAAAGCCAACCCTTCAGATAATATTCTCATGGCTCCTGTTGGCATTTCCACTGCAATGGCTATGATTTCTCTGGGTTTGAAGGGTCAGACTCATCAAGAAGTGTTATCTGTCCTTGGCTTTCAAGACTTCATTAATGCCAGCACCAAATATGAGCTCATGACTGTTCATAATCTCTTCCGTAAACTCACTCATCGGCTATTCAGGCGCAATTTTGGTTATACACTGAGGTCTGTCAATGACCTTTATATTCAGAAGGACTTTTCCATTCTGAATGATTTCAGAAACAATATGAAAACATACTACTTTGCTGATGCCCAACCAGCTGATTTTTCAGATCCCAACTTCATAACTAAAACCAATGAACGCATCTTGAAGCTGACCAAAGGATTAATAAAGGAAGCTCTTGTGAATGTAAACCCTACAACACTGATGATGATTCTTAACTGTCTTTACTTTAAAG GAACTTGGGAGAATAAGTTTCCAGTGGAATTGACAATGAAGAGAAGTTTCCGACTGAACGAGAAGCAAACAATAAAGGTTCCTATGATGCAGACTAAAGGGAACTTCCTAGCTGCTGCAGACCCCGAGCTAGATTGCGGTGTGATCCAGCTCCCGTTCGTGGGGAACATCAGTATGCTGATCGTACTTCCACACAAACTCTCTGGCATGAAAGCCTTAGAAAAGCAGATAACACCTCAAGTGGTGGAAAAATGGCAGAAGAGCATGACAAACAG aaCAAGAGAAGTGGTTCTGCCTAAATTTAAGCTGGAGAAGAGTTATAACTTGATTGGTTATCTGAGATCCATGGGAATAGAAGAACTGTTCAATGAAAAAGGCAACTACTCTGGTATATCGGATGAGAAAGTCACCATTGACAGG tTCAATCATCAAGGCACAATAACTGTGAACGAGGAAGGCACAGAGGCTGCAGCAATAACCAACGTTGGGTTCATGCCTCTTTCTACTCAGATTCGCTTTATTGTCGACCGCCCCTTTTTGTTTCTGATCTATGAACATCGTACCAGTTGCCTTCTGTTCATGGGTAGAGTTGTCAACCCAGCCAAGTCTTAA